The Coffea arabica cultivar ET-39 chromosome 4e, Coffea Arabica ET-39 HiFi, whole genome shotgun sequence genome includes a window with the following:
- the LOC113742943 gene encoding sucrose synthase, producing MAQTLRERIDAGRTEISLFLSRITSHGKGILKSNQLLAGLEGTCNKRDNEFKELLKSIQEALVLPPLIALAIRLRPGVWEYVGVNVDDFHVEEMTVKEYLHFKEELVGEDSGNPVLELDFEPFTASVPKPTLTKSIGNGAEFLGKHISASLFHDKESMAPLLLEFLRSHHYKGKTMMLNDRIKILNNLQDVLQEAVKYLTQLPPKSPYSEFESKFTEIGLERGWGDTAESVLEMISMFLDLFEAPDSSTLEKFLARVPTVFNVVILSPHGYFAQENVLGYPDTGGQVVYILDQVPAMEREMLKRIKEQGLDIKPRILIVTRLLPDAVGTTCGQRLEKVFGTEHSHILRVPFRTEKGVLRKWISRFEVWPYIETFTQDVAKEISAELGAAPDLIIGNYSEGNLVASLLAHQFGATQCTIAHALEKTKYPDSDVYWKKFDEKYHFSSQFTADLIAMNHTDFIITSTFQEIAGSKETVGQYESHKAFTMPGLYRVVHGIDVFDPKFNIVSPGADTKIYFPYTEKNKRLTEYHPEIEELLFSDDQNEEHLCVLKDKNKPILFTMARLDRVKNLTGIVEWYAKNTRLRELVNLVVVGGDRRKESKDLEEQAEMKKMYELIETYNLNGQFRWISSQMNRVRNGELYRYIADTRGAFVQPAFYEAFGLTVVEAMTSGLPTFATINGGPAEIIVNGKSGFHIDPYKGEQVAEVLVDFFERCKEDASYWETISSGGLKRIQEKYTWQIYSDRILTLAGVHGFWKHVSKPDRLKMQRYLEMFYLLNYRKLAESVPLAAN from the exons GATTACAAGCCATGGAAAAGGAATCTTAAAGTCGAATCAGCTTCTGGCTGGATTGGAAGGAACTTGCAACAAACGCGATAATGAATTCAAAGAACTTTTAAAGTCCATACAG GAAGCGCTTGTGTTACCTCCCTTGATTGCGCTTGCAATTCGTTTGAGGCCTGGTGTTTGGGAATATGTTGGTGTCAATGTTGATGACTTTCATGTTGAAGAAATGACTGTAAAGGAATATTTGCATTTCAAGGAGGAGCTGGTGGGCGAAGA CAGTGGTAACCCTGTCCTTGAGCTGGACTTTGAACCATTCACTGCATCAGTTCCCAAGCCAACTCTAACGAAGTCGATCGGCAACGGAGCTGAGTTTCTTGGCAAACATATTTCTGCCTCCTTGTTCCATGACAAAGAGAGTATGGCCCCTCTTCTTCTTGAGTTTCTTCGATCCCATCACTACAAGGGCAAG ACAATGATGCTCAATGATCGGATAAAGATCCTTAATAACCTGCAAGATGTCCTGCAAGAGGCTGTAAAATATCTTACACAGCTACCTCCAAAATCACCATATTCAGAATTTGAAAGCAAGTTTACAGAAATTGGATTGGAACGAGGGTGGGGCGATACTGCTGAAAGCGTGCTGGAAATGATCTCCATGTTCTTGGATCTTTTTGAGGCTCCTGACTCATCTACCCTTGAGAAATTCCTAGCGAGGGTTCCTACAGTTTTCAACGTTGTCATTCTTTCCCCCCATGGTTACTTTGCACAAGAAAATGTGCTGGGCTATCCTGATACTGGAGGCCAG GTCGTTTACATTTTGGATCAAGTACCTGCAATGGAGCGTGAAATGCTTAAAAGAATTAAGGAACAAGGACTTGATATCAAACCGCGCATTCTCATT GTAACTAGGCTGCTACCTGATGCGGTTGGTACCACTTGTGGTCAACGCCTGGAGAAAGTATTTGGAACAGAGCACTCTCATATACTTCGAGTCCCTTTTAGAACAGAGAAGGGTGTGCTTCGCAAATGGATCTCTCGCTTTGAAGTTTGGCCATACATTGAGACTTTTACTCAG GATGTTGCGAAAGAAATTTCTGCAGAACTGGGGGCCGCTCCTGATTTGATCATTGGTAATTATAGTGAGGGAAACCTTGTTGCCTCCTTGCTTGCCCACCAGTTTGGTGCTACGCAG TGTACAATTGCTCATGCTTTGGAAAAGACGAAGTACCCTGATTCTGATGTTTACTGGAAAAAATTCGACGAGAAGTATCACTTTTCAAGCCAATTCACTGCTGATCTTATTGCAATGAATCACACAGATTTCATTATCACTAGCACTTTCCAGGAGATTGCTGGAAG CAAGGAGACCGTGGGACAGTATGAAAGCCATAAGGCCTTCACAATGCCAGGGCTGTACAGAGTTGTCCATGGCATTGAtgtttttgacccaaaattcaacATTGTCTCTCCTGGAGCTGATACGAAGATCTACTTTCCGTATACAGAGAAGAACAAAAGACTGACAGAATATCATCCTGAAATTGAGGAGCTACTCTTTAGTGATGACCAAAATGAGGAACACCT ATGTGTTCTGAAGGACAAGAACAAGCCCATTTTGTTCACCATGGCAAGATTGGATCGCGTGAAAAATCTGACAGGAATTGTAGAATGGTATGCTAAGAACACCCGGCTAAGGGAATTGGTGAACCTTGTTGTGGTTGGTGGGGACAGAAGGAAGGAATCCAAAGACTTGGAAGAGCAAGCTGAGATGAAGAAGATGTATGAGCTCATAGAAACCTACAATTTAAATGGCCAATTCAGATGGATTTCTTCTCAGATGAATAGGGTCAGGAACGGTGAACTCTACAGATACATTGCTGACACGAGAGGAGCATTTGTGCAGCCTGCATTCTATGAGGCTTTTGGTTTGACTGTTGTCGAGGCCATGACTAGCGGTTTGCCTACCTTCGCAACCATCAATGGTGGCCCTGCTGAGATCATTGTCAATGGGAAGTCTGGTTTCCACATTGATCCATATAAGGGTGAGCAGGTTGCAGAGGTGCTGGTCGACTTCTTTGAGAGGTGCAAAGAAGATGCTTCCTATTGGGAAACCATCTCATCAGGAGGCCTGAAACGTATACAAGAGAA GTATACATGGCAAATTTACTCGGACCGTATTTTGACACTGGCTGGTGTTCATGGATTCTGGAAACATGTCTCCAAGCCTGATCGCCTTAAAATGCAGCGCTACCTTGAAATGTTTTATCTTCTCAACTACCGAAAGTTG GCTGAATCGGTTCCCTTGGCGGCCAACTGA